Proteins from a genomic interval of Sphingobacterium lactis:
- a CDS encoding TonB-dependent receptor produces MHYLSKNATYKVVITLLFLIQIAFAQEFNIQVQSPDLRPQADVNIRINGKSLGRTDSNGEFSYSLNDFKQPIQLQLSYTGFEPIKYTFRTDTLTSPLQFVLQEKNNLDEIVVTAGRKPEHISTVPSSITILTSKEIEAQSQISTNISNILGNTVPGLGVSNNKATNTGQTLRGRSVLVLIDGIPQSTPLMNGARDIRSIDPAVIERVEVIKGATSIYGNGSAGGIINYITKTNKDSNKPFSGSTNLSSTLNPYHSSETFGYRVDQSFFGRANKWNYTVSGTVDYTGLQRDADGLPLGQTDGLSNSYQYNAFLKVGYEIDTTSSISLLYNFFNSSQHAKYISKVGKYGSEATIGIAGEDPGKPTGTPYNHNAMLTYSKNNLIGKTSLQASLYYNTFRSMNRYIEKGTAWYGPGQTQINSEKKGLRLNLNTPFRLLNSQADVTYGLDLLNDITDQNLTDGRIYIPDMNMVNFAPYAQLRVDFFENLIFKGGVRYENATVKIKDFHTIASGPNNEGSIAVTGGEIPYKGATFNAGLRYNKFDFFNPFVSFSQGFAINELGRIVRRATDNDLDSIKTDPVITNNYEIGFSSNYSIFNFSAAYYYSTSKLGVELVDVNGYLVAQRLPEKVQGVEFALNARLSDTWTLGGTYTHVEGKAEDSENEDHYLNGTRITPDKATAYVYYSPIPALNLQLHYILTGSRDRFEPNDKGVYKNSEGRVKSIDLFNLTGSYRINRNWAVGLGIENLLNKDYFPVVSQYRAVDAEYVKGTGTTASLNINYRF; encoded by the coding sequence ATGCATTACCTAAGCAAAAACGCAACATACAAAGTCGTAATTACCCTTTTATTTTTGATTCAAATTGCTTTTGCACAAGAATTTAACATCCAGGTTCAATCTCCAGATTTACGTCCGCAAGCGGATGTAAACATTCGGATCAACGGAAAATCCTTGGGCCGAACGGATAGCAATGGAGAATTTAGCTATAGCTTAAATGACTTCAAACAACCCATCCAATTGCAATTATCCTATACAGGTTTCGAACCGATTAAATACACCTTCCGGACCGATACACTCACATCCCCCCTTCAATTTGTTCTTCAAGAGAAAAATAACCTGGATGAGATTGTGGTTACGGCGGGGCGTAAACCGGAACACATTTCCACAGTGCCCTCTTCGATCACGATCCTGACCAGCAAGGAAATTGAAGCACAAAGTCAGATCAGCACCAATATTTCCAACATCCTTGGAAATACAGTCCCGGGATTGGGTGTAAGCAACAACAAGGCGACCAATACCGGGCAAACACTTCGTGGCCGTTCGGTCTTAGTATTGATCGATGGAATTCCACAATCTACCCCATTGATGAACGGGGCACGGGATATCCGCTCCATCGATCCAGCGGTGATCGAACGCGTGGAGGTCATTAAGGGCGCAACTTCGATTTATGGAAATGGATCTGCCGGAGGTATCATCAACTACATTACCAAGACGAATAAAGACAGTAACAAACCATTTTCGGGCAGCACCAACCTGAGCAGTACCTTAAATCCGTACCACAGCAGTGAAACATTTGGCTACCGTGTCGATCAATCCTTCTTTGGTCGCGCAAATAAATGGAACTATACCGTAAGCGGAACTGTGGATTATACAGGTCTACAGCGTGACGCCGACGGACTTCCATTGGGCCAAACCGATGGCTTGTCCAACTCTTACCAATACAATGCGTTTTTAAAAGTCGGTTATGAAATCGACACCACTTCCTCCATATCGTTGCTGTATAATTTCTTCAACAGCAGCCAGCATGCGAAGTACATCAGTAAAGTCGGCAAATACGGTTCGGAAGCTACGATCGGTATAGCGGGTGAAGACCCAGGAAAGCCTACCGGTACACCGTATAACCACAATGCCATGCTTACCTACAGCAAGAACAACCTGATCGGAAAAACCTCCCTGCAAGCATCGCTGTACTACAACACCTTCCGGTCCATGAACCGCTATATAGAAAAGGGCACTGCATGGTACGGTCCGGGACAGACCCAGATCAATTCGGAGAAAAAAGGACTTCGCCTGAACCTGAATACGCCATTTCGATTGCTGAATTCCCAAGCGGATGTAACTTATGGCTTGGACTTACTCAACGATATTACAGACCAGAACCTGACCGATGGCCGGATCTATATTCCTGACATGAATATGGTTAATTTTGCACCCTATGCACAATTGCGTGTTGACTTCTTTGAGAACCTGATCTTTAAAGGGGGTGTTCGGTATGAAAATGCAACCGTGAAGATCAAGGATTTCCATACCATTGCCTCAGGTCCGAACAACGAGGGCAGCATCGCGGTTACAGGGGGAGAAATACCTTATAAAGGCGCAACATTCAATGCCGGACTTCGCTACAATAAATTTGATTTCTTCAATCCTTTTGTAAGCTTTTCACAGGGATTTGCCATCAATGAGTTGGGCCGAATCGTACGCCGCGCTACAGACAACGATTTGGACAGCATCAAAACCGATCCGGTTATCACCAATAACTATGAAATCGGGTTCAGCAGCAATTACAGCATCTTCAATTTCTCGGCCGCCTATTACTACAGTACCTCGAAATTGGGGGTGGAATTGGTCGATGTAAATGGCTATCTGGTTGCTCAGCGATTACCAGAAAAGGTGCAGGGTGTAGAATTTGCCCTGAACGCGAGACTATCCGATACCTGGACCCTTGGTGGGACCTATACCCATGTGGAAGGTAAAGCGGAAGATTCCGAAAATGAAGACCACTACCTCAATGGTACGCGCATAACACCGGATAAAGCCACAGCATATGTCTATTATAGTCCCATTCCTGCTTTGAACCTCCAACTCCACTATATCCTTACCGGATCAAGGGATCGTTTCGAACCGAATGACAAAGGGGTGTACAAGAACAGTGAAGGTCGTGTCAAGTCCATCGACCTGTTCAACCTGACAGGTAGCTACCGGATCAACCGTAATTGGGCTGTCGGATTGGGTATTGAAAATCTTTTGAATAAAGACTATTTCCCTGTTGTCAGCCAATACCGCGCCGTGGATGCGGAATATGTAAAGGGAACTGGCACTACAGCATCACTGAATATCAATTACAGATTCTAA
- a CDS encoding DUF6266 family protein, whose amino-acid sequence MAAKNVSNIGKVSGQAHKSANVTNKGVVHFQKDQEQFSMKPNSENPSNQQVKLKLMQQHLSFIQPFVKRGFKYYFPNFNPQNAALSYNLQHAIDESETELQILWEKFSFSQGPANPIDSAALHISAEQQILSISWTLNPQLQIKEKMAEYKAMVLLFPDKPTKHPIIAEMYGNSPLSAQQLIPLGKSLKKIKYHVYIAFGPINDLTPCTSSKYLGSIDWKTE is encoded by the coding sequence ATGGCAGCAAAAAATGTATCGAACATTGGTAAGGTTTCAGGACAGGCACATAAATCCGCCAATGTCACGAACAAGGGCGTTGTCCATTTCCAGAAAGATCAAGAGCAATTTTCCATGAAGCCAAATTCCGAGAACCCCAGTAACCAGCAGGTCAAGCTTAAACTTATGCAGCAGCACCTTTCATTCATCCAACCCTTTGTGAAACGCGGATTTAAATATTATTTCCCGAATTTCAATCCCCAGAATGCAGCGTTATCCTATAATCTGCAGCATGCTATCGATGAAAGCGAAACAGAACTGCAAATCCTCTGGGAAAAGTTCTCTTTCAGCCAAGGACCTGCCAATCCAATCGACAGCGCTGCATTACATATCAGTGCCGAGCAGCAGATTCTCTCCATCAGTTGGACACTCAATCCGCAATTGCAGATCAAGGAGAAAATGGCGGAATACAAGGCCATGGTTCTCTTGTTTCCGGACAAACCAACAAAGCATCCCATCATCGCAGAGATGTACGGCAATTCGCCCCTTAGTGCACAACAACTTATCCCCTTGGGGAAATCCCTTAAAAAGATCAAATACCATGTTTATATTGCCTTTGGCCCCATCAACGATTTGACACCTTGCACAAGCAGTAAATACCTCGGTAGCATCGATTGGAAAACGGAATAA
- a CDS encoding protein-L-isoaspartate(D-aspartate) O-methyltransferase, with protein sequence MAYKFIDNYREQGARKQLVRHLEKRGIEDQQVLRAIGKVPRHYFFDETFWNQAYRDIAFPIGDGQTISQPYTVAYQSQLLHIRKGDKVLEIGTGSGYQTCILLELGAKVYTIERQENLFNRTIQVLPYMGYKPNFFLGDGSKGIPEHAPYDKIIVTAGAPFVPEKMLKQLRLGGLLVIPVGDEKFQKMVTILRVGENDFERIELDTFRFVPLVGDQAW encoded by the coding sequence ATGGCGTATAAGTTTATTGACAATTACAGGGAGCAGGGCGCGCGGAAACAATTGGTGAGGCATCTGGAAAAACGAGGCATCGAAGATCAGCAGGTCTTACGGGCGATCGGAAAAGTGCCACGCCATTATTTCTTCGACGAGACGTTCTGGAACCAAGCTTATCGTGATATTGCTTTCCCAATCGGGGATGGACAGACCATTTCTCAACCTTACACCGTAGCCTACCAAAGTCAGCTGTTGCACATCCGTAAGGGTGATAAAGTGTTGGAAATCGGGACGGGCTCTGGCTACCAGACCTGCATCCTCCTGGAATTGGGGGCAAAGGTATACACCATTGAACGCCAGGAAAACCTGTTTAACAGAACTATCCAAGTATTACCATATATGGGGTACAAGCCGAATTTCTTTCTGGGTGATGGTTCCAAGGGCATTCCGGAACATGCACCTTATGACAAGATCATCGTGACTGCCGGAGCGCCGTTCGTGCCGGAAAAAATGTTGAAGCAACTCCGCTTGGGTGGTTTATTGGTGATTCCTGTAGGCGATGAGAAATTCCAGAAAATGGTCACCATTCTGCGGGTCGGTGAAAATGACTTCGAGCGCATTGAACTAGACACCTTCCGGTTCGTTCCACTGGTGGGCGATCAAGCCTGGTAA
- a CDS encoding DUF4886 domain-containing protein, with protein sequence MKKLSLLFVVLLLQLQFIFAQEKKSPSDDDVMKVLAIGNSFSEDALENYLHELATAAGKKIVIGNLYIGGAPLELHLNNAHNNLKAYSYRKIGEDGKKVTKDSTSLEDALADENWDYVSLQQASPLSGKLDVINESLTDLWTYVFAHVHSSTKLLYHQTWAYQQDSKHEGFKNYNNDQLTMYDSIMHVSKELEKIGDYAFIVPSGTAIQNFRTSSVGDKLTRDGYHLNLDYGRYAAALTWYGKLFNLDPRKTTYKPEKVSDLEAKIAREAAHKAIRKPYKISKIRK encoded by the coding sequence ATGAAAAAGCTATCCCTGCTGTTCGTTGTGCTCCTGTTGCAACTGCAGTTTATTTTTGCCCAAGAGAAAAAGTCCCCATCCGATGATGACGTTATGAAAGTATTGGCTATCGGGAATAGTTTTTCGGAAGATGCGCTAGAAAATTACCTGCATGAGTTGGCAACTGCAGCAGGCAAAAAGATCGTCATCGGAAACCTATATATCGGTGGAGCACCGCTTGAGCTGCACCTCAACAATGCGCATAACAACCTGAAGGCTTACAGTTACCGTAAGATCGGTGAGGACGGAAAGAAGGTTACGAAAGATAGTACCAGTCTGGAAGATGCCCTAGCCGATGAGAATTGGGATTATGTCAGCTTGCAACAGGCAAGTCCGCTATCCGGAAAACTTGATGTCATCAATGAATCCCTGACTGACTTGTGGACCTATGTATTTGCGCATGTCCATTCCTCCACTAAATTACTGTATCACCAAACATGGGCTTACCAACAGGATTCCAAGCACGAAGGCTTCAAAAACTATAACAATGACCAGCTGACGATGTATGACAGCATCATGCATGTGAGCAAAGAATTGGAGAAAATCGGCGATTATGCCTTTATCGTACCTTCGGGAACGGCGATTCAAAACTTCCGCACAAGCTCGGTAGGCGATAAGTTGACCCGAGATGGATACCACCTGAACCTGGATTACGGACGATACGCAGCCGCCCTGACGTGGTACGGTAAATTGTTCAACCTCGACCCGAGGAAGACAACCTACAAACCCGAGAAAGTATCGGATCTGGAAGCGAAAATAGCACGCGAGGCTGCACATAAAGCCATAAGGAAGCCCTACAAGATTTCAAAGATCAGAAAGTAA
- a CDS encoding MutS-related protein, protein MSTEFYQQNVDRTKAQITSLEKQINKNAFYRLGLILVGGIGIWQLFSLNNILLVLGAMLLVIVLFAYLVFRQAKVDRKLEEAKVFLRVNENELNMQAGQPNMYADGAAFEDPKHPYSGDLDIYGPNSLFALLNRCATRDAVQELANWLMAPADRKTILDRQEAVEELKQDPEHLQGIQTKMLFNLGSKVNLRSYIYSYFHDQSLQFGNTFYKFYVPLVPFIFLAGILFSIFVQNLGGYLLGLGIVHLLWTMSQAGRVSQFSNKIDKIGISLIGFADAIKLMEEKQYQASLNKELQQQIHVQGQDKKLSNIIHELGKLIDKLDVRNNMLVGALLNMLFLWDFKQVMAISKWKDHYEDSIISGFDAIAKYEALVSLAVLAYNHPNWTQPVLLPDFQKDALMAQDINHPLISGGKSVGNDYSAQDHRIALITGSNMAGKSTFLRTVGINAVLAYAGAVVCAKQFALPIYQLVTYMRIKDSLNESTSTFKAELDRMKFILDRVSDIKDSFFLIDEMLRGTNSVDKYLGSKAIIKKLIALDGRGMLATHDLQLSELVNEYPMVLKNYHFDIQVKGSEMLFDYKLKDGACTIFNASMLLKGIGVVVESEKVD, encoded by the coding sequence ATGAGTACCGAATTTTACCAACAGAACGTCGACCGGACGAAAGCCCAAATCACATCCTTGGAAAAACAGATCAATAAAAACGCCTTCTATAGGTTGGGGTTGATCCTGGTAGGAGGGATAGGTATCTGGCAGCTGTTCTCGCTGAATAATATCCTATTGGTTTTGGGCGCGATGTTGTTGGTCATCGTGCTGTTCGCCTACCTGGTTTTCAGGCAGGCAAAAGTAGATCGGAAACTGGAGGAAGCGAAGGTATTCCTGCGGGTCAATGAAAATGAGCTAAACATGCAGGCCGGTCAGCCGAACATGTATGCTGATGGCGCTGCATTCGAAGATCCAAAACATCCCTATAGCGGCGATCTGGATATCTATGGGCCAAATTCATTGTTTGCCCTACTGAACCGATGTGCAACTCGTGACGCCGTTCAGGAATTGGCAAATTGGCTTATGGCACCGGCAGACCGAAAAACCATTTTAGATCGCCAAGAGGCTGTCGAGGAGTTGAAGCAAGACCCGGAACACCTGCAGGGGATCCAAACAAAAATGCTCTTCAACCTGGGGTCTAAAGTAAATCTTCGATCGTATATCTACAGCTATTTCCACGACCAATCCCTGCAATTTGGAAACACATTCTATAAATTCTATGTCCCGCTGGTTCCTTTTATTTTCTTGGCAGGCATACTATTTTCCATCTTCGTGCAGAATTTAGGGGGGTATTTATTGGGATTGGGGATTGTTCATCTCTTATGGACGATGAGCCAAGCGGGGCGGGTGAGCCAGTTTTCCAATAAAATCGATAAGATTGGCATTTCGCTAATCGGCTTTGCCGATGCCATCAAATTGATGGAAGAAAAACAATATCAAGCGTCCCTGAATAAGGAGTTGCAGCAGCAGATCCATGTGCAGGGCCAGGATAAGAAATTATCGAATATCATCCATGAGTTGGGTAAACTGATCGACAAGTTGGATGTACGAAACAATATGCTCGTTGGAGCCTTGTTGAATATGCTATTTTTATGGGATTTCAAACAGGTGATGGCCATCAGCAAATGGAAGGATCACTATGAGGATTCCATTATCTCGGGGTTTGATGCCATTGCAAAATATGAGGCATTGGTTTCCCTCGCTGTTCTCGCGTATAACCACCCCAACTGGACGCAACCTGTGCTGTTGCCGGATTTCCAAAAGGATGCCCTTATGGCTCAGGATATCAACCACCCCTTAATTTCAGGAGGAAAATCTGTTGGCAATGATTACAGCGCTCAGGATCACCGGATCGCATTGATCACCGGTTCCAACATGGCAGGTAAGAGTACCTTTCTACGTACCGTCGGGATCAACGCCGTGCTTGCCTATGCCGGTGCTGTGGTCTGTGCGAAACAATTCGCATTGCCGATCTATCAGTTGGTGACCTATATGCGGATCAAGGATTCCCTGAACGAAAGCACGTCCACCTTTAAGGCCGAGTTGGATCGCATGAAATTTATATTGGACCGTGTTTCCGATATAAAAGACAGCTTCTTCCTGATCGATGAGATGCTGCGCGGAACCAATTCCGTGGATAAATATTTGGGATCCAAAGCCATTATCAAAAAATTGATTGCCTTGGATGGGCGAGGCATGCTGGCCACTCATGATCTGCAGCTTTCCGAGCTGGTGAACGAATATCCGATGGTATTGAAGAACTATCACTTTGATATTCAGGTCAAGGGTTCCGAAATGCTGTTCGATTATAAATTGAAGGATGGTGCCTGCACGATTTTTAATGCCTCCATGCTGCTTAAAGGCATCGGTGTTGTGGTAGAAAGCGAAAAAGTTGATTAA
- a CDS encoding acyl-CoA thioesterase, whose protein sequence is MTLQERIEQSETRITMTVFPSLTNHHDTLFGGKAMSMMDEVSFMCATRFCRKSLVTVSTDKIDFHKAIPSGSIVEAVARVENVGRTSLKVFVEIFLESMYEDGRQMAIQGRFTFVALGDDKKPIPVLEGLDVQ, encoded by the coding sequence ATGACACTTCAAGAACGTATTGAACAAAGTGAAACACGCATTACCATGACGGTGTTTCCTTCCCTCACCAACCACCACGATACCCTATTCGGTGGTAAGGCGATGTCCATGATGGATGAGGTTTCCTTTATGTGTGCCACCCGATTTTGCCGCAAATCCTTGGTGACAGTTTCCACCGATAAGATAGACTTCCACAAAGCGATCCCCTCTGGCAGTATCGTAGAGGCCGTTGCCCGCGTAGAAAATGTGGGACGCACGAGTCTTAAGGTCTTCGTGGAGATCTTTTTGGAAAGTATGTACGAGGATGGTCGCCAAATGGCGATCCAGGGACGCTTCACGTTCGTAGCCCTTGGCGATGATAAAAAACCGATCCCCGTCTTGGAAGGATTGGATGTGCAATAA
- a CDS encoding NADH:flavin oxidoreductase/NADH oxidase, whose protein sequence is MSQSILFSPLPLSQISLNNRIVVSPMCQYSAQDGKATEWHLVHLGQFAIGRAGAVIQEATAVSPAGRITYGDMGLWNDQQAEKLKPIAAFIQSQDSIPGIQLAHAGRKASTQLPWLGREQFAPAHPHGWQTVAPSPIPYHADEHPPIALTVDELKSIVDDFRAATKRAVQAGYQIIEIHAAHGYLIHQFLSPLVNERTDAYGGSFENRTRLLKEIIAAVRPELGHAHSLWVRLSATDWAEGGWNLQESIRLIGELKNMGVEVADISSGGAVHHQEIPVEPGYQVPFAEEVKRETGIYTGTVGLITTAQQATDILERDAADLILLGREFLRYPHVVYHWAQELGVPISWAPQYERAKLS, encoded by the coding sequence ATGTCACAGTCCATCTTATTCAGCCCACTACCTTTATCCCAAATTTCATTGAACAACCGTATCGTTGTCTCCCCCATGTGCCAGTACAGCGCACAGGATGGAAAGGCAACGGAATGGCACCTGGTCCATCTGGGACAGTTTGCCATTGGCCGTGCAGGCGCCGTAATCCAGGAAGCGACGGCTGTATCTCCTGCCGGCAGGATCACCTATGGGGATATGGGGCTATGGAACGACCAACAGGCGGAGAAATTGAAACCCATTGCTGCCTTCATCCAATCGCAGGATAGTATTCCTGGTATTCAACTGGCGCATGCCGGCAGGAAGGCCAGCACGCAGCTGCCTTGGTTGGGTCGGGAGCAGTTCGCTCCGGCACACCCCCATGGCTGGCAAACGGTAGCACCATCCCCCATCCCCTACCATGCGGATGAGCATCCACCGATTGCCCTGACTGTCGACGAGCTGAAAAGCATTGTTGACGATTTTCGGGCAGCGACCAAAAGAGCCGTCCAAGCAGGGTACCAGATCATTGAAATCCATGCTGCCCATGGTTACCTTATCCACCAGTTCCTTTCCCCTTTGGTGAACGAACGGACTGATGCCTATGGCGGATCCTTTGAAAATAGAACCCGATTGCTGAAGGAGATTATTGCAGCGGTGCGACCTGAATTGGGTCATGCGCATTCCTTATGGGTTCGTCTTTCCGCAACGGATTGGGCGGAGGGTGGATGGAACCTCCAGGAAAGCATTCGCTTGATCGGGGAATTGAAGAATATGGGTGTGGAAGTAGCGGATATCTCATCAGGTGGTGCAGTCCATCATCAGGAGATTCCCGTGGAACCGGGCTATCAAGTGCCCTTTGCCGAAGAAGTAAAGCGGGAGACCGGCATCTATACCGGTACGGTCGGACTGATTACGACTGCCCAGCAAGCAACGGATATATTGGAACGAGATGCAGCCGATCTGATATTGCTGGGTCGTGAATTCTTACGGTATCCGCATGTAGTGTATCATTGGGCCCAGGAATTGGGCGTACCGATTTCCTGGGCTCCACAATATGAGCGTGCGAAATTAAGCTGA
- a CDS encoding DUF779 domain-containing protein, whose protein sequence is MISRIDVTDAAKAVIQELAEKHGPLMFYQAGGCCEGTQPQCFEKGGFYPRMNDAMIGLVEGFEFWIDRDLFEYWQYSHFTLDVLDGFGPGGFSLETPMGKTFKIHYRLFTEAELKDLEPVIRNE, encoded by the coding sequence ATGATTTCAAGAATCGATGTTACCGATGCTGCAAAGGCAGTTATTCAAGAATTGGCCGAAAAACACGGACCACTGATGTTCTATCAAGCCGGTGGGTGCTGCGAGGGAACCCAGCCGCAATGTTTCGAAAAGGGAGGCTTCTACCCCCGGATGAACGATGCCATGATCGGTCTGGTGGAGGGATTTGAGTTCTGGATAGACCGGGATCTCTTCGAGTATTGGCAATATTCCCATTTTACGTTGGATGTACTGGATGGATTTGGTCCTGGCGGATTTTCATTGGAAACGCCCATGGGCAAGACCTTTAAGATCCATTATCGGCTTTTTACCGAAGCCGAACTGAAGGATCTGGAGCCTGTTATCCGCAACGAATAA
- a CDS encoding aldehyde dehydrogenase family protein — protein sequence MGEVKRPTFKERYDNYIGGKFVAPVQGKYFDNISPIDGKPFTQVAHSTKEDIDKAVEAAAKAFESWSKTSATERSNIMFKIADRIEQNLEMIAAAETIDNGKAVRETLNADIPLAIDHFRYFGGVIRAEEGSLSELDPNTVSLIVNEPIGVVAQIIPWNFPILMAVWKLAPALAAGCTVVLKPAESTPTSILVLMELIGDLIPPGVINVVNGFGSELGRHLVTHPKVSKAAFTGSTATGRMVMQYATENIIPVTLELGGKSPNVFFSSVMDEDDAFLDKAIEGAVLFALNQGEICTCPSRLLIQEDIYDKFIERVIDRVNKIKVGNPLDPDVMMGAQASKIQKDKIMSYIKLGKEEGAEVLTGGDENNVGSGLEDGYYIKPTLFKGNNKMRIFQEEIFGPVLAVTTFKDEKEAIEIANDTIYGLGAGVWTRDAHQLYMVPRAIQAGRVWVNQYHSYPAGAPFGGYKQSGIGRENHKMMLAYYRQTKNMLISYSKEKLGFF from the coding sequence ATGGGTGAAGTTAAAAGACCGACGTTCAAAGAACGTTATGACAATTACATCGGTGGCAAATTCGTTGCCCCGGTACAGGGAAAATATTTCGACAACATATCGCCGATCGATGGAAAGCCTTTCACACAGGTAGCACATTCGACCAAAGAAGATATCGACAAGGCTGTTGAGGCTGCGGCGAAGGCGTTTGAGAGCTGGAGCAAGACTTCGGCAACAGAACGCAGCAACATTATGTTCAAAATTGCGGACCGCATCGAGCAGAATCTCGAAATGATCGCCGCTGCAGAAACCATTGACAACGGTAAAGCCGTTCGCGAAACCCTGAACGCGGATATCCCATTGGCCATAGACCACTTCCGCTATTTTGGCGGTGTGATCCGTGCCGAAGAGGGATCGCTATCAGAGCTTGATCCCAATACAGTTTCACTGATCGTGAACGAACCTATCGGCGTCGTTGCACAGATCATTCCGTGGAACTTCCCGATCCTCATGGCAGTATGGAAACTGGCCCCTGCTCTGGCGGCTGGATGTACCGTTGTGTTAAAACCAGCGGAAAGCACCCCGACGTCCATCTTGGTATTGATGGAATTGATTGGCGATCTAATCCCACCGGGCGTGATCAACGTGGTAAACGGTTTTGGATCCGAATTGGGCCGTCACCTGGTGACGCATCCAAAGGTATCCAAGGCGGCATTCACGGGATCGACTGCTACAGGACGTATGGTGATGCAATACGCTACGGAAAACATCATCCCTGTAACGCTGGAACTGGGCGGTAAATCGCCGAACGTATTCTTCAGCTCGGTTATGGATGAGGATGATGCATTCTTGGACAAAGCCATCGAAGGCGCGGTCCTTTTCGCCCTGAACCAAGGTGAGATCTGTACATGTCCTTCCCGCCTATTGATCCAAGAAGACATCTATGACAAATTCATTGAGCGGGTAATCGATCGCGTGAACAAGATCAAGGTGGGTAACCCACTGGATCCAGACGTGATGATGGGTGCTCAGGCTTCGAAGATCCAGAAGGACAAGATCATGTCCTACATCAAGTTGGGTAAGGAAGAAGGTGCAGAAGTGTTGACCGGTGGAGATGAGAACAACGTCGGTTCGGGCTTGGAAGATGGATACTACATCAAGCCGACCCTATTCAAGGGAAACAATAAAATGCGTATTTTCCAAGAGGAGATCTTCGGACCAGTTCTGGCCGTGACGACCTTCAAGGATGAAAAAGAAGCGATCGAGATTGCCAATGATACCATCTACGGATTGGGCGCTGGCGTTTGGACACGCGATGCGCATCAGCTATACATGGTTCCGCGTGCGATTCAAGCAGGCCGCGTTTGGGTAAACCAATACCACAGCTACCCTGCAGGCGCACCTTTCGGTGGATATAAGCAATCCGGAATCGGTCGTGAAAACCACAAGATGATGCTTGCCTATTACCGTCAGACCAAGAATATGCTAATCTCCTATAGCAAGGAAAAACTTGGTTTCTTCTAA
- a CDS encoding helix-turn-helix domain-containing protein → MDNRKLIQQLPFSKEHEINTLVENRRAFTLNNFELNVYETYQASHLVPLRFNDMVIINMLKGKKVMHLEDIPAFDYFPGETLVLPAERQMKIDFPDAQMQDPTQCTALVISADKITETIDYLNNQYPKTDSKLSWDFSWNKFHLINTAELTALTDKLFANMISDDPFKDMLADLQFKELLIRIIQQQQLGELLEPSKAVSSEVDLLMSYIKRNISEKLTVEDLSKVANRSKASLFRLFKDEYGITPMELVIQERLRKAKEMLKADHSIKEVCYACGFTDVNYFTRLFKARVHVTPGAFQRETGVSVS, encoded by the coding sequence ATGGATAACAGAAAATTAATCCAGCAGTTGCCGTTTTCAAAAGAACATGAGATCAATACATTGGTCGAGAACCGTCGTGCCTTCACCTTGAACAATTTTGAGCTGAACGTCTATGAGACCTATCAGGCCAGTCATTTGGTGCCATTGCGCTTCAATGATATGGTGATCATCAATATGTTGAAGGGGAAGAAGGTGATGCACTTGGAGGATATTCCCGCATTTGACTATTTCCCGGGCGAAACGTTGGTGCTGCCTGCCGAGAGACAGATGAAGATCGATTTTCCGGATGCCCAGATGCAGGATCCCACACAGTGCACGGCATTGGTGATTTCCGCCGACAAGATCACCGAAACCATTGATTACCTCAACAATCAATATCCAAAGACGGACAGCAAGCTGTCCTGGGATTTTTCCTGGAATAAGTTTCACCTCATCAACACGGCGGAATTGACTGCCCTGACGGATAAGTTGTTCGCCAATATGATCTCTGATGATCCCTTCAAGGATATGTTGGCCGATCTGCAGTTCAAGGAACTCCTGATCCGCATCATCCAACAGCAACAGCTCGGTGAGCTCTTGGAACCCAGCAAGGCGGTAAGTAGCGAAGTAGACCTGCTGATGAGCTATATCAAAAGGAATATTTCAGAGAAATTGACGGTGGAGGACCTCAGCAAGGTCGCCAATAGGAGTAAGGCGAGTTTATTTCGGTTGTTCAAGGATGAATATGGCATTACACCTATGGAATTGGTCATTCAGGAAAGGTTGCGGAAGGCAAAGGAAATGTTGAAAGCGGACCACAGCATCAAAGAGGTATGTTATGCCTGTGGGTTTACAGATGTGAATTATTTTACCCGATTGTTTAAGGCCAGGGTGCATGTTACACCCGGTGCCTTCCAGCGGGAAACAGGTGTTAGCGTTTCATAG